A window of the bacterium genome harbors these coding sequences:
- a CDS encoding 1,4-dihydroxy-2-naphthoate polyprenyltransferase, with translation AALVGVYLVARGAGAFALAPALAALAVALLLQIGVNLANDYFDYKGGIDAPDRKGPLRVTQAGLIPPGQVRLAMAAVFAAAALVGVYLVARGGWPIAAVGVASILSALAYSGGPWPLASHGVADFFVFAFFGPVAVCGTYFVQAGSLTPLAAASSVGPGLLITAILVVNNLRDIETDARAGKRTLAVCLGARGALAEYVLLLAGAFAMPPLLLAAGSGGPLLLLPLASAPLAVPLVRTLARRREDGPAMNAALAGTARLTLVYCVLFAAALAGHR, from the coding sequence GCGGCGCTCGTCGGCGTCTATCTCGTCGCCCGCGGCGCCGGCGCCTTCGCCCTGGCGCCGGCGCTCGCGGCCCTCGCCGTCGCCCTGCTGCTGCAGATCGGGGTCAACCTCGCCAACGACTACTTCGACTACAAGGGCGGCATCGACGCGCCCGACCGCAAGGGTCCGCTGCGCGTGACGCAGGCCGGTCTCATCCCGCCGGGGCAGGTCCGGCTGGCGATGGCGGCCGTCTTCGCCGCCGCGGCGCTCGTCGGCGTCTATCTCGTCGCCCGCGGCGGCTGGCCGATCGCCGCGGTCGGCGTCGCCTCGATCCTCTCCGCGCTGGCCTACAGCGGCGGGCCCTGGCCGCTGGCGTCGCACGGGGTCGCGGACTTCTTCGTGTTCGCCTTCTTCGGGCCGGTCGCGGTCTGCGGCACGTACTTCGTGCAGGCCGGGTCGCTGACGCCCCTCGCCGCCGCGTCCTCCGTCGGGCCGGGCCTGCTGATCACGGCGATCCTCGTGGTCAACAACCTGCGCGACATCGAGACGGACGCGCGGGCCGGCAAGCGCACGCTGGCGGTGTGCCTCGGCGCGCGCGGCGCGCTGGCGGAGTACGTCCTGCTGCTGGCCGGCGCCTTCGCGATGCCGCCGCTGCTGCTGGCTGCCGGCTCCGGCGGGCCGCTGCTGCTGCTCCCGCTGGCCTCCGCGCCGCTGGCGGTCCCGCTCGTGCGCACGCTGGCGCGCCGGCGCGAGGACGGCCCGGCGATGAACGCCGCCCTGGCCGGAACGGCGCGGCTCACGCTCGTCTATTGCGTCCTCTTCGCGGCGGCGCTGGCCGGCCACCGATAA
- a CDS encoding thioesterase family protein: protein MTAHGKMTEALRVRVAFADTDAMGVAWHGNYLRWFEMARTELLRGTELPYSAMVERGVHLPLIEALVRYRRPARYDDELVVLTATSRPGGVRLRVDYRIECGGALIAEGHTEHAFTDAAGRVRRPPPDVVELFARLGARHAHPGGHDEHER, encoded by the coding sequence GTGACCGCACACGGGAAGATGACCGAGGCGCTGCGCGTGCGCGTGGCGTTCGCCGACACCGACGCGATGGGCGTCGCCTGGCATGGCAACTACCTGCGCTGGTTCGAGATGGCGCGCACCGAGCTGCTGCGCGGCACCGAGCTGCCCTATTCGGCGATGGTCGAGCGCGGCGTGCACCTGCCGCTGATCGAGGCGCTCGTGCGCTACCGCAGGCCCGCCCGCTACGACGACGAGCTGGTCGTGCTCACCGCGACGTCGCGCCCGGGCGGGGTGCGCCTGCGCGTGGACTACCGCATCGAGTGCGGCGGCGCGCTCATCGCGGAGGGACACACCGAGCACGCCTTCACCGACGCCGCCGGCAGGGTGCGGCGCCCGCCGCCGGACGTCGTGGAGCTCTTCGCGCGCCTCGGCGCCCGTCACGCTCACCCCGGAGGTCACGATGAGCACGAGCGTTGA